A genomic region of Raphanus sativus cultivar WK10039 chromosome 6, ASM80110v3, whole genome shotgun sequence contains the following coding sequences:
- the LOC108811466 gene encoding uncharacterized protein LOC108811466, whose amino-acid sequence MRNSRFRGSNSGPFQNNRWWWSVALDRVFSFFVRLLAVIQRVWSRLVSMGLGSLYRRRMKVFSVAILVYLDYKSVQQREKWIKKSKVPALWEKAHERNAKRVLNLIVELEGLWVKLGQYLSTRADVLPQAYISLLTQLQDSLPPRPLQEVRRTIERELGNSMEVLFTDFVNEPLATASIAQVHRATLANGQDVVVKVQHNGIRAIILEDLKNAKAIVDWIAWAEPQYDFNPMIDEWCKEAPRELDFNIEAENTRTVSKNLGCKKKTDGEGRSDNRVDVLIPDIIQSSESVLILEYMDGIRLNDVESLDAFGIDKQKIVEEITRAYAHQIYVDGFFNGDPHPGNFLVSKKPPHRPILLDFGLTKKLSHPLKQALAKMFLASAEGDQVALLSAFEEMGLKLRLDLPDQAMTVAGLFFRSSTPSNEALKTLKTLNDQRMQNMKVIQEKMQLTPKEVKRFNPVDAFPGDIVIFARVINLLRGLSSTMNVRIVYLDIMRPFAESVLLGSISRGPTVDSSWIHDSPVHSDVESKLRKLLVQLGSIQKILGIQVCAYKDGKVIIDTAAGVLGRYDPRPVQPDSLFPVFSVTKGITAGMIHCLVDKRKLKLDQNVGDIWPGFASNGKNTIKVHHVLNHTSGLHNAFDPVGENPLLICDWDECLKRIANSSPETAPGTQQFYHYLTFGWLCGGILEYASGKKFQEILEESIVKPLKIDGELYIGIPPGVESRLATLTLDTEELSKLTSIASQPELPSTFQPEKILQMATSLPVLFNTLNVRRAIIPAANGHCSARALARYYASLADGGLVPPPHSSLSQPPLGSHTHVPKFSSVNETKKKRKGKEMMASLKPKGGKDKRLYDEERFMSTESLASLVSDDTSSSSDHQDDVHNLFSNPRIHDAFMGAGDYSGLVLPDGKFGLGFKRVTSQDGSLVGFGHSGMGGSTGFCDIENRFSIAITLNKMSLGGVTASIIRLVCSELNIPLPKDFSIANGMGPDLEMGTPLIN is encoded by the exons atgcGGAATTCACGATTTCGTGGAAGCAATTCTGGTCCGTTCCAG AATAACCGTTGGTGGTGGTCTGTAGCGTTGGATCGTGTCTTTTCGTTTTTCGTTAGACTCTTGGCGGTTATACAGAGAGTGTGGAGTAGGTTGGTATCAATGGGGTTGGGAAGCTTGTACAGAAGGAGGATGAAAGTCTTCTCTGTAGCTATACTCGTTTATCTCGATTATAAG AGTGTTCAACAGAGAGAGAAGTGGATTAAGAAGTCAAAGGTTCCAGCTTTATGGGAGAAAGCTCATGAACGTAACGCCAAGCGTGTGTTAAATTTGATTGTGGAGTTGGAAGGGTTATGGGTGAAGCTAGGGCAGTATCTATCCACTCGTGCTGATGTTCTTCCTCAGGCTTATATATCTCTTCTCACTCAGTTACAAGACTCCCTCCCTCCTCGTCCTTTGCAAGAG GTTCGTCGAACCATTGAAAGAGAACTTGGGAACTCCATGGAAGTCCTGTTCACTGATTTTGTTAACGAACCTTTAGCAACTGCTTCG ATAGCACAAGTTCATCGTGCTACTCTAGCTAATGGCCAGGATGTGGTTGTTAAAGTTCAGCATAATGGGATTAGAGCTATTATTTTAGAG GATTTAAAGAATGCAAAGGCCATTGTTGACTGGATTGCATGGGCAGAACCACAGTATGATTTTAACCCCATGATAGATGAATGGTGCAAAGAAGCTCCAAGGGAGCTAGACTTCAATATTGAAGCTG AAAACACTAGAACTGTATCCAAGAATCTTGGTTGCAAGAAGAAGACAGATGGTGAAGGTAGAAGTGACAATAGGGTCGACGTCTTGATTCCAGATATAATCCAG TCTTCTGAGAGTGTACTCATTCTTGAGTATATGGATGGGATACGCTTGAATGATGTGGAGTCTCTAGATGCTTTTGGTATAGATAAACAAAAGATCGTTGAAGAGATCACTCGTGCATACGCTCACCAGATATACGTTGATGGGTTCTTCAATGGTGACCCTCATCCAG gaaaTTTTCTTGTTAGTAAGAAGCCACCGCATCGCCCTATTTTACTTGATTTTGGGCTTACAAAGAAGCTCTCACACCCCTTGAAACAAGCACTAGCCAAGATGTTTCTAGCTTCTGCAGAG GGAGACCAAGTGGCGCTCTTGTCTGCCTTTGAAGAAATGGGACTGAAGCTGCGTCTCGACCTGCCTGATCAGGCAATGACTGTGGCAGGTCTCTTCTTCAGATCTTCAACTCCATCAAATGAAGCTCTG aAAACGCTGAAAACATTGAACGATCAAAGAATGCAAAATATGAAAGTTATACAGGAAAAGATGCAGCTCACCCCTAAAGAAGTTAAACGCTTCAATCCG GTAGATGCATTTCCTGGTGATATTGTTATTTTTGCAAGGGTCATTAATCTACTCAGAG GACTTTCATCCACTATGAATGTTCGGATCGTTTATCTGGACATCATGAGACCATTTGCTGAATCTGTTCTCTTGGG GAGTATTAGTAGAGGACCAACTGTAGATTCCTCTTGGATACATGACTCGCCGGTTCATTCTGATGTAGAGTCCAAACTGAGGAAGCTGCTTGTTCAACTTGGGAGTATCCAAAAAATACTTGGAATCCAG GTATGTGCATATAAAGATGGGAAAGTGATTATCGACACTGCTGCTGGAGTGCTTGGAAGATATGACCCTCGTCCAGTTCAACCAGACAGTTTATTTCCTGTTTTCTCTGTGACTAAAGGTATCACTGCCGGAATGATACACTGTCTTGTTGACAAAAG aAAACTCAAGCTGGACCAGAATGTAGGAGATATATGGCCAGGGTTTGCATCAAATGGAAAAAATACCATAAAGGTCCACCATGTGCTTAACCATACATCAGGGCTACACAACGCCTTTGACCCTGTTGGAGAAAACCCTCTGCTTATCTGTGACTGGGATGAATGTTTGAAACGTATTGCTAACTCATCGCCTGAAACAGCGCCTGGCACTCAGCAGTTTTATCACTACCTAACTTTTGGATGGCTCTGTGGTGGCATCCTCGAG TATGCTTCTGGGAAGAAGTTCCAGGAGATTCTTGAGGAATCCATTGTAAAGCCTCTAAAGATCGATGGAGAACTCTACATTGGTATCCCACCAGGTGTCGAGTCTCGGCTCGCCACGTTGACGCTGGACACAGAGGAGCTAAGCAAGCTTACATCCATAGCTAGTCAACCTGAGCTTCCTTCTACATTTCAGCCTGAGAAGATCTTACAAATGGCAACCAGCTTACCAGTCTTATTCAACACATTGAATGTCCGGAGAGCTATAATCCCTGCGGCTAATGGACACTGCTCGGCTCGTGCGCTTGCTCGGTACTACGCATCTTTAGCAGACGGCGGTCTAGTGCCACCGCCGCATTCCTCTTTATCCCAACCACCGCTAGGCAGCCACACACACGTTCCCAAATTCTCGTCGGTGAACGagacaaagaaaaagagaaagggTAAGGAGATGATGGCATCGCTTAAACCAAAAGGTGGTAAAGACAAGAGGCTCTATGATGAGGAGAGGTTTATGAGTACAGAGAGTTTAGCCAGCCTTGTCAGTGATGATACTAGCAGCAGCAGTGATCATCAAGATGATGTTCACAATTTGTTTAGCAATCCGAGGATCCATGATGCTTTCATGGGTGCTGGAGACTACAGTGGATTAGTACTGCCTGATGGGAAGTTTGGACTTGGTTTTAAGCGTGTCACTTCACAAGATGGGTCTCTTGTTGGTTTTGGACATTCAGGGATGGGAGGATCAACAGGCTTCTGTGATATTGAAAACAGATTTTCTATTGCAATAACACTTAACAAGATGTCTCTAGGAGGTGTTACTGCTAGTATTATAAGGCTGGTTTGCTCAGAGTTGAATATTCCCTTGCCAAAGGACTTCTCTATTGCAAATGGTATGGGTCCAGATTTGGAGATGGGCACGCCTCTAATCAACTAA
- the LOC130494556 gene encoding uncharacterized protein LOC130494556 — translation MEVVGKSSSANVIYLSAILGHRDCDDSSHKCDWKCENENVFGNMYRCRLTGLTHVCDINCNQRILYDNHTSLCRASGRVFPLSSAEEQAVRGVRRKLDCVESTESCSFKRRRRSGDAPQFKASPFERSFAAAVRSPICSPAGDGMDLS, via the coding sequence ATGGAGGTAGTTGGAAAATCCAGCTCTGCCAATGTTATTTACTTGTCTGCGATTCTAGGTCATCGCGACTGCGACGACTCGTCTCACAAATGCGACTGGAAATGCGAGAACGAAAACGTTTTCGGGAACATGTACCGCTGCAGACTAACCGGACTCACTCACGTCTGCGACATCAACTGTAACCAGAGGATCCTCTACGATAACCACACCTCTCTCTGCAGAGCGAGCGGGCGGGTTTTCCCTCTCTCGTCTGCTGAGGAGCAGGCGGTGAGAGGGGTTAGGAGGAAGCTTGACTGTGTTGAGAGTACAGAGAGCTGTTCGTTTAAGCGTCGTCGCCGCAGCGGCGATGCTCCTCAGTTCAAAGCTTCTCCTTTCGAGAGGTCTTTCGCTGCTGCTGTGAGGAGTCCTATCTGCAGTCCTGCTGGAGACGGGATGGACTTGAGTTAG
- the LOC108811470 gene encoding pathogenesis-related thaumatin-like protein 3.5, translating to MGRSAMFPMAVLIYVSLLFSVSYSSTFVITNNCPFTIWPGTLAGSGTPPLPTTGFKLDVGQSVSIPSVLGWSGRIWARTGCNFDANGTGKCTTGDCGGKLECAGSGAAPPTSLFEITLGRSSGDKDFYDVSLVDGYNLPIVAFPTGGGLVGACNATGCVADINVSCPKELQVMGVGEEEEERGGVVACKSACEAFGLDQYCCSGQFANPTTCRPSFYSTVFKKACPRAYSYAFDDGTSTFTCQASEYVILFCPGRVKRPSSQDSDPPSPPQNPYGPPMAPPTQNPYGQPMAPPIQNPSDQPMAPPTQNPYDQPMAPPTQNPYGQPMAPPTQNPYDQPMAPPTPNPYGQPVAPVTQNLPGPSQNPNGESMTPPPQNQFMMPPPIVNQDPDDQFINPPFEDESQSAETGKVGKTHSSSDILRPYPVLLLLGLSLVALRQSCTA from the exons ATGGGAAGATCAGCAATGTTTCCCATGGCTGTTCTTATCTATGTCTCTCTACTGTTCTCTGTTTCTTATTCCTCTACGTTCGTCATCACAAACAACTGTCCCTTTACTATATGGCCCGGTACTCTTGCAGGCTCTGGCACCCCGCCACTACCCACAACAGGATTCAAACTTGACGTGGGACAGTCCGTTAGTATTCCCTCGGTTCTAGGCTGGTCAGGTCGAATATGGGCTAGAACCGGCTGCAACTTCGATGCCAACGGTACAGGAAAATGCACTACCGGTGACTGCGGTGGGAAGCTGGAGTGTGCCGGCAGTGGTGCAGCTCCTCCGACGTCACTATTCGAGATCACGCTCGGTCGCAGTTCTGGAGACAAAGATTTCTACGATGTTAGTCTCGTTGATGGGTATAACCTCCCCATAGTTGCTTTCCCGACAGGTGGTGGACTGGTTGGAGCTTGTAATGCCACGGGATGCGTTGCTGATATCAACGTTAGCTGTCCGAAGGAGCTTCAGGTGATGGGAGTgggagaggaagaggaagagagaggaggGGTTGTTGCTTGTAAGAGCGCTTGTGAGGCCTTTGGTTTGGATCAGTACTGTTGTAGCGGTCAGTTTGCTAATCCAACCACGTGCCGGCCGTCTTTTTACTCTACAGTCTTCAAGAAAGCTTGTCCTAGGGCTTATAGCTATGCCTTTGATGATGGGACCAGTACTTTCACTTGTCAGGCTTCTGAATATGTCATTCTCTTTTGCCCTGGCAG GGTTAAAAGACCAAGCAGCCAAGACTCTGATCCTCCAAGCCCGCCACAGAATCCATACGGACCACCTATGGCTCCACCGACTCAGAATCCGTATGGTCAACCAATGGCTCCACCGATTCAGAATCCATCTGATCAACCTATGGCTCCACCAACTCAGAATCCTTATGATCAACCTATGGCTCCTCCAACTCAGAATCCTTATGGTCAACCTATGGCTCCACCAACTCAGAATCCTTACGATCAACCTATGGCTCCTCCAACACCAAATCCTTATGGTCAACCTGTTGCTCCTGTGACTCAGAACCTGCCTGGACCAAGTCAGAATCCAAACGGGGAATCAATGACTCCCCCACCTCAGAATCAGTTCATGATGCCTCCTCCCATTGTAAACCAGGATCCAGACGACCAGTTTATAAATCCACCATTCGAGGATGAGAGTCAAAGCGCTGAAACTGGGAAGGTTGGTAAGACGCATTCATCGTCTGACATTCTTCGACCGTACCCTGTCTTGTTGCTTCTTGGCCTCAGTCTAGTTGCTTTGAGGCAATCATGCACAGCATGA
- the LOC108811475 gene encoding protein RESPONSE TO LOW SULFUR 2-like, giving the protein MGKGGNSVTVTASEVDELRRKNGEMEKVMEEMKKEMLQLWRRTQVAEEAEERLCSQLAELEAESLDEARDYHSRIIFLVNELSRVSSSSSSSFSSDLASP; this is encoded by the coding sequence atgggGAAAGGAGGAAACTCTGTGACGGTGACGGCTTCTGAGGTGGATGAGCTACGACGGAAGAACGGGGAGATGGAAAAAGTGATGGAGGAAATGAAGAAAGAGATGCTGCAGCTGTGGCGGCGGACGCAGGTGGCGGAGGAGGCCGAGGAGCGTCTCTGCTCTCAGCTCGCCGAGCTTGAAGCCGAATCGTTAGACGAGGCACGTGATTACCATTCTCGCATCATTTTCCTCGTGAACGAACTCTCTCGtgtctcttcttcctcttcctcctccttttCCTCCGACTTGGCCTCACCGTAG